Genomic segment of Pararhodobacter zhoushanensis:
CGCGCCGTAGCCGATGCTTCCCGGCAGCCCCCGGAACCCGGCCAGCGAGCCGGTGAGCACCAGCCGTCCGCTGTTGCGGGCCAGCATGCCGGGCAGCACAGCGCCGACCACCCGCATCGCGCCCAGCAGGTTCACGTCGATCATTGCCAGCGCTTTACCCGTGTCCCATTCCTGCGCCCGCATCGGCCAGTAGGTGCCGGCCAGGAAAATAACGCCGTCCACGGTGCCGACTTCAGCCGCAGCCCCCGTGACCGAGGCATCGTCGGTCACATCCACCGCCAGCGCCCGTGCATCCGGCAATGTTTCTGCCAGATCCACAAGCCGTGCGCTGTTGCGCGCGGAGAGGATCAGCGTTGCGCCCTCGATCGACATCGCTTCGGCCAGAGCGCGGCCCAGACCTTCGGACGCACCGACCAGCCACCATGTCTGGCCTTGCAGGCTCATGTCAGTGCCGGTCGCAGGGTGGCGACCAGTTCGGCGACCTTGATGCCGAACTTGCGGAACTGACTGCGGTTGATGATCGTGCCGTTGTCCATCAGATACATCCAGTCGGTCACATCCAGCACCCAGCCTCCGGCGTGTTCCGGCAGGCGGATGCGGTACTTCAGCTGCAGCCCGGCACCCTCTTGCCGCCCGTGGCCCGGCTCGACGATATCGTCGGCATCGGCCACGACCGTCCCGTCATTGCCCATCGCCAGCGTCCAGCGGCGGTTCTGTACTTGCCCGCTGGCATAGCGGAACTGTTCTTCCAGCACGCCGCGGTTTCCGGTCCAGCGCCCGTGCATATCCGCCACAAAGCGTGAGGTCACGCGGCCTGTGGGCCCATAGATCACACCTTCGCACAGGATCGGGCCGTTCAGGTGGCGGCGGATGTCGATCTGCGGCTGCTGTCCTGCGTAATCCTCAGGGCGCTGGGCGGTGAAGCCGATGAAACGGCTGGCCAGATACCAGAGCACTCCCAACAGGGCGAGGATGGTTAACACATCGAGCATTGCGATCTCCTATCGCGAAACGTCGTGGGACGGCGGCTGCGGGCGGGGCCGATAGACCGCGCCTTTCCACCACAGTTTCAGCGCCTGCCAGTGGATCAGGGCCAGCACCCGTCGCGACCCCAAGGGGCGGCGCAGCATCGCCGCGATCAGCCCACGCGCCGTTGCCGGTTTGCGCGGGCCGGTCAGCGTGGCGATCAGCCCGCCCTTGGCATGGCCATAGGCGATGCGGATGGCGATGGCGTCGGGGCGGATGTCAAAACGGAACTGGTAATCGCCCTCGACCGGCTGAAAGGGCGAGACGTGGAAGATCTTGTGCGCCAGCAGCGTGTCCTCGGCGCGGATCGGTGCGAAGCCGTCGCGGTGGCACAGATAGGAATGGCGGTCGCCGAAGGTATTGCTCACCTCGGCAATCACGCAGATCAGCGCGTTCTGCGCGTCATGGCACAGCCAGAAGCTGACCGGGTTGAACACATGCCCCAGCACACGCGGCTGCGCCAGCAGGTCGATCCGCTCGGGCGACGGCGCACCGGCTGCCGCCAATACGTCCCGCACCCAGGCAGCGCCACGCCCTTGCGCGGCGCGCCGCCATGGTCGCTGTCATGCAGGGACAGCAGCCCCGCGCGGTTGCGGGCGAAAAGCCACGGCGCGGGCTGCGGCTTTTCCGCGTTCAGCAGCAGATAGTCGACGCCATAGCTGAATCGGTTGCTCAGCGTGTCGCTGCGCCCGTGAAAGGTGCGCCCGGCGATATGTTCGACGGCTGTCACGCGGCGGCCCTTTCGCGGGTTGCTCCCAGCTTGGTCACCACGTCCACGGCGCTGGCAAAGCCGTCCTCATGGAAGCCGTTCTTCATCCATGCGCCGCAGAACCATGTGTTGTGATGGCCATTGAGCACCCGCAACACATCCTGCGCGGCAAAGGCAGCGCGGTCATAGACCGGATGGCGGAAGGTGTGGCTGTCGTAGGTCAACTCGTCGCGGATCGGCCGGTTGCTGTTGAGGGTGACGAACATCTCATCCTCAGCCGGGATCGGCTGCAGGGCGTTCATCCAGTAGGACAGGCTGATACGCTCACGGTCCTGCGGCGAGTGTTCGGTATAAGTCCAGGCCGACCAGACCTTGCGCCGTTTAGGCATGATCGCGGCATCGCGGTGCAGCACCGCATGATTGTCCTGATAGCCGATGGCGGACAGCGCGACGCGCTCGGTTTGCGTCGCATCCGACAAGAGCGCCAGCGTGGTGTCGGAATGGGTGGCGAAGATCACCTCGTCAAAACTTTCCCAGGTGCCGCCCTCAAGGCGCACTTCGGCCCCGTTGGGGGTGCGGCGCACGGCGGCGGTGGGGGCACTGGTGCGGATATCGACGCCGCGCACCCGCAAATCGCGCTCAAGCCGGGTGACGTATTCGATCGACCCACCTTTGACGGTGTACCACTGGTGTTGGCCCGTGGCTGACAGCAGGGCGTGGTTGCGGAAGAAATCGACCATGGCGCGGGCGGGGAAATCCATGATCTTTTCCTTGGGCGTGGACCAGATCGCACCCGAGAACGGCTGGATATAGCGCTCGCGGAACCATGTCCCCATGCCCAGCGTATCCATCAGCGCGCCGATGCTCATGTCAGGGTCGGTGACGGCGGTATCGGCCCTGGCGTTGAAGCGCAGAATGTCGCGCAGCATCCGCAGAAAGCGCGGATCCGCGATGTTGCGGCGCGAGGCGAAGATCGTATCCAGCGTGTCCAGCGCGTATTCGCAGGCGCCTTGGTCGAAGGACGCCCCAAAGCCCATCGAGGCAGGGGCCGTCGGAACCTCCAGCGCCTCGAACATCGCGGTCAGGTTGGGGTAATTGGCGTGGTTGAACACGATGAACCCGGTGTCCACCGGTTGATCGCCCCGCTTGCCCGCCATCACGGTGCGCGCGTGGCCACCCAGGCGCGGCGCAGCCTCGATCAGGGTTACGCGGTGACCGGGGGCCAGCAGCCAGGCGGCGGCCATGCCAGAGATCCCGGCTCCGATGACGGCGATGCGCTTGGGGGCAACGGGGATAGACTCGAACGGCATCGGGATCTCCTGCAGGTTTCAACGGTTACGCTGCCGGAACGGGGTTGGATGACAAAAAGTTTCGGACCGCTTGATCCGCTTGCCCGCAGGCTTCGTATCCGGTCCATGTTGCAAGAACTCGCCATTCCGGGGACACTACCCCTGCCGATAGCTGCCCTGATGGGGCGGGCTGAACGGCATGAGGACAAAGGGCAGCATGACGTGACGGCGGAAGACGATAATGCCAAAGCGGTAACATGGATGCTGGCCGTGGCGCGCAATGCCGATCAGCAGGCCTTTGCGTCGCTGTTTGCGCGGTTTGCGCCGCGGGTGAAGGCGTTCCTGATCAAGTCAGGTGCGACGCCGACCCTGGCCGAGGATTGCGCGCAGGACGTGATGGCAACCGTCTGGCGCAAGGCCGGGCAGTTCGACCCGACCCGCGCGTCGGTCGCGACCTGGATCTTCACCATCGCGCGCAACCGGCGGATCGACATCCTGCGGCGGGACCGGCGGCCTGAACCGCAGGATCTGCCTTGGGGGCCCGAACCCGAGCCCGACCAGCTGGACGCGATGGTGTTGCAACAAGACACTGAACGCCTGAGCGCGGCGCTTGCCGCGCTGCCCGACAATCAACGCGCCTTGATCGAACGCGCTTATTTTGGCGATCTCAGCCACGGCGAGATCGCCAGGATTACCGGCCTGCCTTTGGGCACGATCAAGTCCCGTATCCGCCTGGCGCTGGAAAAACTGCGCCAGACCATGACCTGAGGATATCTCCGATGATCCGTCATCACCTCTCTGATTCCCTGCTGACCGGCTACTCGACCGGTTCGCTGCCCGAGGCTTTCAGCCTGCTGGTCGCCACGCATGTGTCGCTGTGCGACGAATGCCGCGCCCGGCTCGAGGCACAGGATGCCGTCGGCGGCGCGGTGCTCGAAAGCTGCGAAGCGGTGGCGATGAGCGATTCCAGCTTTGCGGCAACACT
This window contains:
- a CDS encoding SDR family NAD(P)-dependent oxidoreductase is translated as MSLQGQTWWLVGASEGLGRALAEAMSIEGATLILSARNSARLVDLAETLPDARALAVDVTDDASVTGAAAEVGTVDGVIFLAGTYWPMRAQEWDTGKALAMIDVNLLGAMRVVGAVLPGMLARNSGRLVLTGSLAGFRGLPGSIGYGASKAGLMNLAQSLQVDLQATGVRVQLINPGFIRTRLTAKNSFAMPFIQDPEQAAAEMMRALNSGRPMTSFPRVFSWLFRAGRLFPTALWNRIFAQR
- a CDS encoding DUF3833 domain-containing protein, which translates into the protein MLDVLTILALLGVLWYLASRFIGFTAQRPEDYAGQQPQIDIRRHLNGPILCEGVIYGPTGRVTSRFVADMHGRWTGNRGVLEEQFRYASGQVQNRRWTLAMGNDGTVVADADDIVEPGHGRQEGAGLQLKYRIRLPEHAGGWVLDVTDWMYLMDNGTIINRSQFRKFGIKVAELVATLRPALT
- a CDS encoding NAD(P)/FAD-dependent oxidoreductase yields the protein MPFESIPVAPKRIAVIGAGISGMAAAWLLAPGHRVTLIEAAPRLGGHARTVMAGKRGDQPVDTGFIVFNHANYPNLTAMFEALEVPTAPASMGFGASFDQGACEYALDTLDTIFASRRNIADPRFLRMLRDILRFNARADTAVTDPDMSIGALMDTLGMGTWFRERYIQPFSGAIWSTPKEKIMDFPARAMVDFFRNHALLSATGQHQWYTVKGGSIEYVTRLERDLRVRGVDIRTSAPTAAVRRTPNGAEVRLEGGTWESFDEVIFATHSDTTLALLSDATQTERVALSAIGYQDNHAVLHRDAAIMPKRRKVWSAWTYTEHSPQDRERISLSYWMNALQPIPAEDEMFVTLNSNRPIRDELTYDSHTFRHPVYDRAAFAAQDVLRVLNGHHNTWFCGAWMKNGFHEDGFASAVDVVTKLGATRERAAA
- a CDS encoding sigma-70 family RNA polymerase sigma factor yields the protein MLAVARNADQQAFASLFARFAPRVKAFLIKSGATPTLAEDCAQDVMATVWRKAGQFDPTRASVATWIFTIARNRRIDILRRDRRPEPQDLPWGPEPEPDQLDAMVLQQDTERLSAALAALPDNQRALIERAYFGDLSHGEIARITGLPLGTIKSRIRLALEKLRQTMT